The Deinococcus seoulensis genome window below encodes:
- a CDS encoding response regulator, which yields MNPSDLPPTPTTILVVDDSVSVRKALERILAPQGYVVRMADSAENALLNLEPLPDMILADILMPGMSGLELARILGDRQLNIPVMLMSGIVDDVTQRDASNAGACGVLRKPFTPTELLPAIEPHLQAALARRQDTPASSDPVPAVSEPAPVPAPQAAAAPAVPAPAAPVPASPAPAAPTHTHSGPLASLRAVPGVLGAVLYDADGERQDAFGEALSENFGMYARFLVTAAATASFHLNRGDLSGVQVTYGQQTLLLTPYRDGQLVTLLAAASDAAAVHGWQGAQLN from the coding sequence ATGAACCCGTCTGACCTGCCCCCCACCCCCACCACCATCCTGGTCGTCGACGACAGCGTCAGCGTCCGCAAGGCCCTGGAACGCATCCTGGCCCCGCAGGGCTACGTGGTCCGCATGGCCGACAGCGCCGAGAACGCCCTGCTGAACCTCGAACCGCTGCCCGACATGATCCTGGCCGACATCCTGATGCCCGGCATGAGCGGCCTGGAACTGGCCCGCATCCTGGGTGACCGTCAGCTGAACATTCCCGTGATGCTCATGAGCGGCATCGTGGACGACGTGACCCAGCGTGACGCCAGCAACGCCGGAGCCTGCGGCGTGCTGCGCAAACCCTTCACGCCCACCGAACTGCTGCCCGCCATCGAACCGCACCTGCAGGCCGCCCTCGCGCGGCGCCAGGACACCCCCGCCAGCAGTGATCCTGTCCCGGCGGTCAGTGAGCCCGCCCCGGTTCCTGCCCCGCAGGCCGCCGCTGCCCCTGCCGTGCCTGCCCCCGCCGCACCGGTGCCCGCCTCACCCGCACCGGCCGCCCCGACGCACACCCACAGCGGGCCGCTGGCCTCGCTGCGCGCCGTTCCCGGCGTGCTCGGCGCGGTGCTGTACGACGCCGACGGCGAACGCCAGGACGCGTTCGGCGAGGCCCTCTCCGAGAACTTCGGCATGTACGCCCGCTTCCTGGTGACGGCCGCCGCCACCGCCAGCTTCCACCTGAACCGCGGCGACCTGAGCGGCGTACAGGTCACGTACGGCCAGCAGACGCTGCTGCTGACCCCCTACCGCGACGGGCAGCTCGTGACGCTGCTGGCCGCCGCCAGCGACGCCGCCGCCGTGCACGGCTGGCAGGGCGCCCAGCTGAACTGA
- a CDS encoding hybrid sensor histidine kinase/response regulator, which yields MTSVPYNPVTLDADLTATYLQDARSVTAGLEDATVDLWMPTTRMQAMETLWVLGHRLQGTAGLYGYPQTAALAGLLERLMEGRASFPETAVPHITEVLERAVGCLNTALDRIERGEGEGDVGLMFAHKDGPQHVTALLQAHPFELKARDALSDLREEQPFAVINAPIWEDFGPEAAELTAALRQGLDSDTPDLTALFRAAHTLKGSSAMVGLQDLADTGHALEDLMSSAREDGIPLDRALPLLEDGLNVAEAVLAHAEGRLGSQTDRVQTYRASVAALLGGQAPALPVPVTPTDTARSETRLSVRVDSARLDGMLDDVAGLVASRARLNGLFLRQQALSGSLDAAHERVQRTVRDFEERYLNPHLTPGGSMGAGMGAGNAGAGGPTARPAGDLQLQDRLADFGALELDTYDDLNILARAVTELSADLTEIRAQTAQGISALGDELTSLEKLTRQLRVELSRARLLPVSRVTAPLHRWAGRRDDLTLTIHGEDSLIDAQHAGPLGEALLHLLTNAAVHGGQAPEERAAQGKPGRLQVSVNARVADGHLSVTVQDDGRGLNFDALRQRALQSGHASAGELAAYTDDQTAQLVFLPGLSTAGQVTQEAGRGVGMDAVRDAIARMGGRVNLRSQPGQGTAITLHVPVAQQITDVLVMRVGTQRVAILASQMQGMSVLDGEAPAGSVDLNDLWGEAPASVRYVARVALAGEHGAGTLHLLVDEFLSLEEIVLRPAGQLLGNLGYLSGMTTLNDASGRAFPVAILDPAGLAQASARGVRRAERRTAAPTAAAHILLVDDSLSVRRHVGRSLERFGFQVTTASDGQEALERLLAGERADLLLSDLEMPRMNGFELLRAVRSSPAHTGLPVVIMTTRAGEKHQQLAMELGASDYLAKPAEERLLQRRLTALLPAGKVSA from the coding sequence ATGACGTCCGTTCCCTACAACCCGGTCACCCTGGACGCGGACCTGACCGCCACGTACCTGCAAGACGCCCGCAGCGTCACGGCCGGGCTCGAGGACGCGACCGTCGACCTGTGGATGCCCACCACCCGCATGCAGGCCATGGAAACCCTGTGGGTGCTCGGCCACCGCCTGCAGGGCACCGCCGGCCTGTACGGCTACCCGCAGACCGCCGCGCTGGCCGGCCTGCTCGAACGCCTGATGGAAGGCCGCGCCAGCTTCCCCGAGACGGCCGTGCCGCACATCACCGAGGTGCTCGAACGCGCCGTGGGGTGCCTGAACACCGCCCTGGACCGCATCGAACGCGGCGAGGGCGAGGGCGACGTGGGCCTGATGTTCGCGCACAAGGACGGCCCGCAGCACGTCACGGCGCTGCTGCAGGCCCATCCCTTCGAACTCAAGGCCCGCGACGCCCTGAGCGATCTGCGCGAGGAGCAACCCTTCGCGGTCATCAACGCACCCATCTGGGAGGACTTCGGGCCGGAAGCGGCCGAACTGACCGCCGCGCTCCGCCAGGGCCTGGATTCGGACACCCCGGACCTGACCGCGCTGTTCCGCGCGGCGCACACCCTGAAAGGCAGCAGCGCCATGGTGGGGTTGCAGGACCTTGCGGACACCGGTCACGCCCTGGAAGACCTGATGTCCAGCGCCCGGGAGGACGGCATTCCCCTGGACCGCGCGCTGCCGCTGCTCGAGGACGGCCTGAACGTGGCCGAGGCGGTCCTGGCTCACGCCGAGGGCCGCCTGGGCTCGCAGACGGACCGCGTGCAGACCTACCGCGCCAGCGTGGCCGCGCTGCTGGGCGGTCAGGCCCCGGCCCTGCCGGTCCCGGTCACGCCCACCGACACCGCCCGCAGCGAAACCCGCCTGAGCGTGCGCGTGGACAGCGCCCGCCTGGACGGCATGCTGGACGACGTGGCCGGACTGGTCGCCAGCCGCGCCCGCCTGAACGGCCTGTTCCTGCGCCAGCAGGCGCTCTCTGGAAGCCTGGACGCCGCGCACGAACGCGTGCAGCGCACCGTGCGCGACTTCGAGGAACGCTACCTGAACCCCCACCTGACACCCGGCGGCAGCATGGGCGCAGGCATGGGAGCGGGCAACGCCGGTGCAGGAGGCCCAACCGCCCGCCCGGCCGGGGACCTGCAACTCCAGGACCGCCTCGCGGACTTCGGGGCGCTGGAACTCGACACGTACGACGACCTGAACATCCTGGCGCGCGCCGTGACCGAACTGAGCGCCGACCTGACCGAGATCCGCGCCCAGACCGCGCAGGGCATCAGCGCGCTGGGCGACGAACTGACCAGCCTGGAAAAACTGACCCGCCAGCTGCGCGTGGAACTCAGCCGCGCCCGCCTGCTGCCGGTCAGCCGCGTCACCGCGCCCCTGCACCGCTGGGCGGGCCGCCGCGACGACCTGACCCTCACCATTCACGGCGAGGACAGCCTGATCGACGCGCAGCACGCCGGACCGCTGGGCGAGGCGCTGCTGCACCTGCTCACCAACGCCGCCGTGCACGGCGGGCAGGCGCCGGAAGAACGCGCCGCGCAGGGCAAACCCGGCCGCCTGCAGGTCAGCGTGAACGCCCGCGTGGCCGACGGACACCTCAGCGTGACCGTGCAGGACGACGGACGCGGACTGAACTTCGACGCCCTGCGCCAGCGCGCCCTTCAGTCCGGGCACGCCAGCGCCGGGGAACTCGCCGCGTACACCGACGACCAGACCGCGCAACTGGTGTTCCTGCCGGGCCTCAGCACCGCCGGGCAGGTCACGCAGGAAGCCGGACGTGGCGTCGGCATGGACGCCGTACGCGACGCCATCGCCCGCATGGGCGGCCGCGTGAACCTGCGCAGCCAGCCCGGCCAGGGCACCGCCATCACCCTGCACGTCCCGGTCGCGCAGCAGATCACGGACGTGCTGGTCATGCGCGTCGGCACGCAACGCGTCGCCATCCTCGCCTCGCAGATGCAGGGCATGAGCGTCCTGGACGGCGAGGCCCCCGCCGGCAGCGTGGACCTGAACGACCTGTGGGGCGAGGCGCCCGCCAGCGTCCGCTACGTGGCCCGCGTCGCGCTGGCCGGCGAGCACGGCGCCGGGACCCTGCACCTGCTGGTCGACGAGTTCCTGAGCCTCGAGGAAATCGTGCTGCGTCCCGCCGGGCAACTGCTGGGCAACCTGGGGTACCTGAGCGGCATGACCACCCTGAACGACGCGTCGGGCCGCGCCTTCCCGGTCGCGATTCTCGACCCGGCCGGACTGGCGCAGGCCAGCGCCCGTGGCGTGCGCCGCGCCGAGCGCCGCACGGCCGCCCCCACCGCCGCCGCGCACATCCTGCTGGTCGACGACAGCCTCAGCGTGCGCCGCCACGTGGGCCGCAGCCTCGAACGCTTCGGCTTCCAGGTCACCACCGCCAGCGACGGCCAGGAAGCCCTGGAACGCCTGCTGGCCGGGGAACGCGCCGACCTGCTGCTCAGCGACCTCGAGATGCCCCGCATGAACGGCTTCGAGCTCCTGCGCGCCGTACGCAGCAGCCCCGCGCACACGGGACTGCCGGTCGTGATCATGACCACCCGCGCCGGCGAGAAACACCAGCAGCTTGCCATGGAACTCGGCGCCAGCGACTACCTCGCCAAACCCGCCGAGGAACGCCTGCTGCAACGCCGCCTGACCGCGCTGCTGCCCGCCGGGAAGGTGAGCGCATGA
- a CDS encoding DUF4388 domain-containing protein, translating into MTWGGSDSCCLVVSPHLSRALSHAALIEVAGWTATTAAGGLHALTQIEREKPYLVIIDPHLEDLSPADLHEILRDDPASAETIVLIPGAQLPKRYGGPHDVTVPAGLSVPEGLARALARLGELTAPRWADPDAAAMHGTLTSLGLTDVLLCTQDLQLTGLLILHLGAQPAHLVLRRGEIIDAEFADLNPTQAATHLLTVSGPGEFRFHLISPDALNGYPKQITLPTSRLLMEAAVQIDHSQATSPNAALEAS; encoded by the coding sequence ATGACCTGGGGAGGTTCCGACAGCTGCTGCCTGGTGGTCTCGCCGCACCTGTCACGCGCCCTGTCACACGCCGCGCTGATCGAAGTGGCCGGCTGGACCGCCACCACCGCCGCCGGGGGCCTGCACGCCCTGACGCAGATCGAACGCGAGAAACCGTACCTGGTGATCATCGACCCGCACCTCGAGGACCTCAGCCCGGCCGACCTGCACGAGATCCTGCGGGACGACCCGGCCAGCGCCGAGACCATCGTCCTGATTCCCGGCGCGCAACTGCCCAAACGCTACGGCGGCCCGCACGACGTGACCGTGCCCGCCGGACTGAGCGTGCCCGAGGGCCTGGCCCGCGCCCTGGCCCGCCTGGGCGAACTGACCGCGCCCCGCTGGGCCGACCCGGACGCCGCCGCCATGCACGGCACCCTGACCTCGCTGGGCCTGACCGACGTGCTGCTGTGCACCCAGGACCTGCAACTGACGGGCCTGCTGATCCTGCACCTGGGCGCGCAACCCGCGCACCTGGTGCTGCGCCGGGGTGAGATCATCGACGCGGAATTCGCGGACCTGAACCCCACCCAGGCCGCCACGCACCTGCTGACCGTCTCCGGGCCCGGCGAGTTCCGCTTCCACCTGATTTCCCCCGACGCCCTGAACGGGTACCCTAAACAGATCACGCTTCCCACGTCCCGCCTGCTGATGGAAGCCGCCGTGCAGATCGATCATTCTCAGGCAACATCACCCAACGCCGCCCTGGAGGCCTCATGA
- a CDS encoding methyl-accepting chemotaxis protein: protein MQLQFQTARLSRPSRTAQDQRVGWLGQLRVGQKLSLTALAFGVPLTILVSIMLAGQQSNISFAQRELSGLQLFGPLSAISNNVNAFMDGALEGDTARAEKSAAGVDAALDALEPMVDPIYRSRIEEFRKEWKVLPDAIGTQADLSIVQAFSSLTANYQRGMTEDALTQSGLMLDPVADTFFTMDATLRILPEILTRLHVASLTAEAGLREPGDDSAYLELIRRLNVQMESALVAYQSSVERAVRVNPALEDTLGKSAQTFADSLTPVLADLNAAVEKGTLNGVNASSIEDGASLKGTATLNVGTKVLGGLLQERVDDARRQLLIALTLVAAALILAFTLLIRLSRSIVKPLSELTRASRALTQGDLNVQVPVQTRDELGFMAYTFNNATAQLRANEQKNVAEREEAQRLQGNIGSFLDVTMDIAGGDLTRRGVVSEDVLGNVVDSINVMVDELGAVLGEVQKASASVTSASREMLGTTDQIVRGADTTTAETRRVAEQVQAVTEGFREMADAARQSAESARQALAASQQGREAVLGTLDGMQNIRREVQGVSRRIKTLGERSLEIQEIVDTISRLSSQTNLLALNASIEAAGAGAAGSRFAIVADEVRKLADSSAQATARIASLIRTVQLEITEVVTSVEDGTREVEQGYRVAATAGERIEELGTLAAQAAQFAERINAATTEQVRSVEQVSESVQQIGQVAEQSHESVQQGRDAAQRLQHLAQNLLQSLSRFKLPS from the coding sequence ATGCAACTCCAGTTCCAGACTGCCCGACTGTCCCGCCCTTCCCGCACCGCCCAGGATCAGCGCGTCGGCTGGCTGGGACAACTGCGCGTGGGTCAGAAACTCTCGCTGACCGCGCTGGCCTTCGGCGTGCCGCTGACCATCCTGGTGAGCATCATGCTGGCCGGGCAGCAGAGCAACATCAGCTTCGCGCAGCGCGAACTGAGCGGCCTGCAACTGTTCGGGCCGCTCAGCGCCATCAGCAACAACGTGAACGCCTTCATGGACGGCGCGCTCGAAGGGGACACCGCCCGCGCCGAGAAGTCCGCCGCTGGCGTGGACGCCGCGCTGGACGCCCTGGAACCCATGGTGGACCCCATCTACCGCAGCCGCATCGAGGAGTTCCGCAAGGAGTGGAAGGTGCTGCCCGACGCCATCGGCACGCAGGCCGACCTGAGCATCGTGCAGGCCTTCAGCAGCCTGACCGCCAACTACCAGCGCGGCATGACCGAGGACGCCCTGACCCAGTCGGGCCTGATGCTCGACCCGGTCGCCGACACCTTCTTCACCATGGACGCCACGCTGCGAATCCTGCCGGAAATCCTGACCCGCCTGCACGTGGCCAGCCTGACCGCCGAGGCGGGCCTGCGCGAACCCGGTGACGACAGCGCCTACCTGGAACTGATCCGCCGCCTGAACGTGCAGATGGAAAGCGCGCTGGTCGCCTACCAGTCCAGCGTGGAACGCGCCGTGCGCGTGAACCCCGCCCTGGAAGACACCCTCGGGAAGTCCGCGCAGACCTTCGCGGACTCCCTGACCCCGGTCCTGGCCGACCTGAACGCAGCGGTCGAGAAAGGCACCCTGAACGGCGTGAACGCCAGCAGCATCGAGGACGGCGCGTCACTGAAAGGCACCGCCACCCTGAACGTGGGCACCAAGGTCCTGGGCGGCCTGCTGCAAGAGCGCGTGGACGACGCCAGACGGCAACTGCTGATCGCGCTGACGCTGGTGGCCGCCGCGCTGATCCTGGCGTTCACGCTGCTGATCCGCCTGTCACGCTCGATCGTCAAGCCCCTCTCGGAACTGACCCGCGCCAGCCGCGCCCTGACCCAGGGCGACCTGAACGTGCAGGTGCCCGTGCAGACCCGCGATGAACTGGGCTTCATGGCCTACACCTTCAACAACGCGACCGCGCAGCTGCGCGCCAACGAACAGAAGAACGTCGCCGAACGTGAAGAAGCGCAGCGCCTGCAGGGCAACATCGGCTCGTTCCTGGACGTGACCATGGACATCGCGGGCGGCGACCTGACCCGCCGCGGCGTCGTCAGTGAGGACGTGCTGGGGAACGTCGTGGACTCCATCAACGTGATGGTCGACGAGCTGGGCGCCGTTCTGGGCGAGGTGCAGAAAGCCTCGGCGTCCGTGACGTCCGCCAGCCGCGAGATGCTGGGCACCACCGACCAGATCGTGCGCGGCGCCGACACCACCACCGCCGAAACGCGCCGCGTGGCCGAGCAGGTGCAGGCCGTGACCGAAGGCTTCCGCGAGATGGCCGACGCCGCCCGCCAGAGCGCCGAATCCGCCCGCCAGGCGCTCGCGGCCTCCCAGCAGGGTCGCGAGGCCGTGCTGGGCACCCTGGACGGCATGCAGAACATCCGCCGCGAGGTGCAGGGCGTGTCCCGCCGAATCAAGACGCTGGGTGAACGCTCGCTGGAAATTCAGGAAATCGTGGACACCATCTCGCGCCTGTCCAGCCAGACCAACCTTCTGGCACTGAACGCCTCCATCGAGGCGGCCGGTGCAGGGGCCGCCGGCAGCCGCTTCGCGATCGTGGCAGACGAAGTGCGTAAACTCGCGGACTCCTCCGCGCAGGCCACCGCGCGCATCGCCAGCCTGATCCGCACGGTGCAGCTGGAAATCACGGAGGTCGTCACCAGCGTGGAAGACGGCACCCGCGAGGTGGAACAGGGCTACCGCGTCGCCGCGACCGCCGGGGAGCGCATCGAGGAACTGGGCACGCTGGCCGCGCAGGCCGCGCAGTTCGCGGAACGAATCAACGCCGCCACCACCGAACAGGTGCGCAGCGTCGAGCAGGTGAGCGAATCGGTGCAGCAGATCGGTCAGGTGGCCGAGCAGTCGCACGAGAGCGTGCAGCAGGGCCGTGACGCCGCGCAGCGCCTGCAGCACCTCGCGCAGAACCTGCTGCAGAGCCTGTCGCGCTTCAAGCTGCCCAGCTGA
- a CDS encoding chemotaxis protein CheW produces the protein MPDALLVRIQGERLALPLSGEQTIAELGPVAPLPNGEPLLLGLTTVQGRAVPLVNLAPLLPGEPAADEPRLMVLTSLEGDRVALLVNEVFGVTALPTPPVSSALLIDLPGGPLLNPPVLARELRDSLG, from the coding sequence ATGCCCGACGCGCTGCTGGTCCGCATTCAGGGCGAGAGGCTGGCCCTGCCCCTCTCGGGCGAGCAGACCATCGCCGAACTCGGACCGGTCGCGCCCCTCCCGAACGGCGAGCCGCTCCTGCTGGGCCTGACCACCGTGCAGGGGCGCGCCGTGCCGCTGGTGAACCTCGCCCCGCTGCTGCCCGGCGAACCTGCCGCCGACGAGCCCCGCCTGATGGTCCTGACCAGCCTCGAAGGGGACCGCGTGGCCCTGCTGGTCAACGAGGTGTTCGGCGTCACGGCGCTGCCCACCCCGCCCGTCAGCAGCGCCCTGCTGATCGACTTGCCCGGCGGTCCGCTGCTGAACCCGCCCGTGCTGGCCCGCGAACTGCGCGACTCCCTGGGCTGA
- a CDS encoding DUF3108 domain-containing protein gives MNGPAPTPLPDGLYAAPEAFTLTLTLGGRYAGEQHWAIHPERSAVVARVQTDFGGVLPEIRRVQTSRVHPRQHTSLGYAEGDGRGRAAFEVNFDRRAGTVTLRQGRDEASAPLTTEYQDPVSLLLWLRALVARDPAHTDPATPERTHAQLTGGRVLIQRLPDQEIAGAVCSGFYLRPGGAYVFVEQAAPWRLTRLIQPTDFGPVEANVSAGAARRAPAGGAPNGNAPRRRRA, from the coding sequence GTGAACGGACCGGCGCCCACCCCGCTGCCGGACGGCCTGTACGCCGCGCCGGAAGCGTTCACGCTGACCCTGACCCTCGGCGGCCGTTACGCCGGAGAGCAGCACTGGGCCATTCACCCGGAACGCAGCGCCGTCGTGGCGCGCGTACAGACCGATTTCGGCGGGGTGCTGCCCGAGATCCGGCGCGTGCAGACCAGCCGCGTCCACCCGCGTCAGCACACCAGTCTGGGGTACGCCGAGGGGGACGGGCGCGGCCGCGCGGCCTTCGAGGTGAACTTCGACCGGCGCGCCGGGACGGTCACGCTGCGGCAGGGTCGCGATGAGGCCAGCGCCCCCCTGACCACCGAGTACCAGGATCCGGTCAGTCTGCTGCTGTGGCTGCGCGCCCTGGTGGCCCGCGACCCGGCGCACACGGACCCGGCCACACCCGAACGGACGCACGCGCAACTGACGGGCGGCCGGGTGCTGATTCAGCGGCTGCCGGACCAGGAGATCGCGGGCGCGGTGTGCAGCGGGTTCTACCTGCGGCCCGGCGGCGCGTACGTGTTCGTGGAACAGGCCGCGCCGTGGCGCCTGACACGCCTGATTCAACCCACCGATTTCGGCCCGGTCGAGGCGAACGTGTCGGCCGGAGCGGCCCGCCGCGCCCCGGCTGGCGGCGCCCCGAACGGGAACGCTCCCCGCCGCCGCCGCGCCTGA
- a CDS encoding MHYT domain-containing protein, translated as MDHSQMVSAQWNSSYIVLSYIIAALASYVSLELAGRAGQNFTQSTSRFWLVAQALVLGYGIWAMHFVGMLAYQVDVAASFNTGLTVFSGLIAVAMIYPALRILHAGPLTLGRLAAAGSIAGLGIVVMHYTGMAAYQMPGTEAQIVWFPLIASVLIAVGASMVAFFLFRLLSSEWVSRQTRMGLFGVKLGAGLVMGAAVIGMHYTGMAALNYHVVDEMKTGLASGGVDTSLLALIVGVVSFLLIGLAVTSILMDAGRGGDLDEMDFGSGSAAD; from the coding sequence ATGGATCACTCTCAGATGGTGAGCGCGCAGTGGAACAGCTCGTACATCGTGCTGTCCTACATCATTGCGGCGCTGGCTTCGTACGTCTCGCTGGAACTCGCGGGACGCGCCGGACAGAACTTCACTCAGAGCACCAGCCGCTTCTGGCTGGTTGCGCAGGCACTGGTGCTCGGGTACGGCATCTGGGCCATGCACTTCGTGGGCATGCTGGCCTACCAGGTGGACGTGGCCGCCAGCTTCAACACGGGTCTGACCGTGTTCTCCGGCCTGATCGCCGTGGCCATGATCTACCCCGCGCTGCGCATCCTGCATGCCGGACCCCTGACCCTGGGCCGCCTGGCTGCCGCCGGGTCGATCGCCGGTCTGGGGATCGTGGTCATGCACTACACCGGCATGGCCGCCTACCAGATGCCCGGCACGGAAGCGCAGATCGTGTGGTTCCCGCTGATCGCGTCGGTCCTGATTGCCGTGGGCGCCAGCATGGTCGCGTTCTTCCTGTTCCGCCTGCTGTCCAGTGAATGGGTCAGCCGCCAGACCCGCATGGGCCTGTTCGGCGTGAAGCTCGGCGCGGGCCTCGTGATGGGCGCCGCCGTGATCGGCATGCACTACACCGGCATGGCCGCCCTGAACTATCACGTGGTCGACGAGATGAAGACCGGACTGGCGTCCGGCGGCGTGGACACCTCGCTGCTGGCCCTGATCGTGGGTGTCGTGTCGTTCCTGCTGATCGGTCTGGCCGTCACGAGCATCCTGATGGACGCCGGGCGCGGCGGCGACCTGGACGAGATGGACTTCGGTTCCGGCAGCGCCGCCGACTGA
- a CDS encoding antibiotic biosynthesis monooxygenase, producing the protein MNDLHLNDHRPSDPVSLVVRRRIRPGREAEYESLLTEANALLARIPGHRGTGVVRPPPGEHEYTLLARFESLSAAADWELSPERADWLARIAPLVDEHVSFEKQPGLDFWFTPPAAPRLRQPPRWKMALLTLAALYPVSVSTSWLFGEALKPWLGHWPMPVRALPQMIVVVLSMTYLVMPAVTRWATPWLRR; encoded by the coding sequence ATGAACGACCTGCACCTGAACGATCACCGCCCCAGCGACCCGGTCAGTCTGGTCGTCCGCCGCCGCATCCGCCCCGGCCGGGAAGCCGAGTACGAATCCCTGCTGACCGAGGCGAACGCCCTGCTGGCCCGCATTCCCGGTCACCGGGGCACCGGCGTCGTGCGCCCCCCGCCCGGCGAGCACGAGTACACCCTGCTGGCCCGTTTCGAGTCCCTGAGTGCCGCTGCCGACTGGGAACTCTCGCCGGAACGCGCCGACTGGCTCGCGCGCATCGCGCCGCTGGTCGACGAGCACGTCAGTTTCGAGAAACAACCGGGCCTGGACTTCTGGTTCACGCCGCCCGCCGCGCCCAGGTTGCGCCAGCCGCCCCGCTGGAAGATGGCGCTGCTGACCCTCGCGGCGCTGTACCCGGTGAGCGTCAGCACGTCATGGCTGTTCGGGGAGGCCCTGAAACCCTGGCTGGGGCACTGGCCCATGCCCGTGCGGGCGCTGCCGCAGATGATCGTGGTCGTGCTGTCCATGACCTACCTCGTCATGCCCGCCGTGACCCGCTGGGCCACCCCCTGGCTGCGCCGCTGA
- the hisD gene encoding histidinol dehydrogenase has product MQVLEGPDARRALTRTFNDLPVPDAVLARIEATFGEALSPTQVAERILADVRARGDDALRDWTERLDGARPDTLAVSADELAAASVPADLHAAIRTAIARVRAFYEQQPAHGFLNHGPDGALGQLVRPLGRVGVYVPGGLAPLISTLIHTAVPAQVAGVTDIVVTTPPARDGSVHPAILVAARELGLNQVFRAGGAQAIAALAYGTASIPAVDKIAGPGNLFVVIAKRLVYGQTGIESLPGPTETLVVADDSADPRHVAADLLAQAEHNGAEPVLVSTSRELLLRVQAELNGQLEALPEPNRGWARDSVSARMKVVLAGTLDEALDLANLYAPEHLCLLTRDPWSLLGQVQRAGGVFIGEYSMEALGDYVAGPSHVMPTGGTARFMSPVNVRDFQNIISVVGLNEGTLRRIGPAGATLARAEGLEAHARAIESRLPRDPA; this is encoded by the coding sequence ATGCAAGTTCTGGAAGGCCCTGACGCCCGCCGCGCCCTGACGCGCACCTTCAATGACCTGCCCGTACCGGACGCCGTCCTGGCCCGCATCGAGGCGACCTTCGGCGAGGCCCTGAGCCCCACGCAGGTCGCAGAGCGCATCCTGGCCGACGTCCGCGCGCGCGGCGACGACGCCCTGCGCGACTGGACCGAACGCCTGGACGGCGCCCGCCCGGACACCCTGGCCGTCAGCGCCGACGAACTGGCCGCCGCCAGCGTGCCCGCCGACCTGCACGCCGCCATCCGGACCGCCATCGCCCGCGTGCGCGCCTTCTACGAGCAGCAGCCCGCGCATGGGTTCCTGAACCACGGCCCGGACGGCGCGCTGGGGCAACTGGTGCGCCCGCTCGGCCGGGTGGGCGTGTACGTGCCGGGCGGGCTGGCCCCGCTGATCAGCACCCTGATTCACACGGCGGTGCCCGCGCAGGTGGCGGGCGTGACGGACATCGTGGTCACCACGCCGCCCGCCCGTGACGGCAGCGTGCACCCGGCCATCCTGGTCGCGGCGCGCGAACTGGGCCTGAATCAGGTGTTCCGCGCCGGGGGCGCGCAGGCCATCGCGGCGCTCGCGTACGGCACGGCCAGCATTCCCGCCGTGGACAAGATCGCTGGGCCGGGCAACCTGTTCGTGGTGATCGCCAAGCGCCTCGTGTACGGCCAGACCGGCATCGAGAGTCTGCCCGGCCCGACCGAGACGCTGGTCGTGGCCGACGACAGCGCCGACCCGCGCCACGTGGCCGCCGACCTGCTCGCCCAGGCCGAGCACAACGGCGCGGAACCCGTGCTGGTGTCCACCAGCCGCGAGCTGCTGCTGCGCGTGCAGGCCGAACTGAACGGGCAACTGGAGGCGCTGCCGGAACCCAACCGGGGCTGGGCGCGGGACAGCGTGTCGGCGCGCATGAAGGTCGTGCTGGCCGGCACGCTGGACGAGGCGCTGGACCTCGCCAACCTGTACGCCCCCGAGCACCTGTGCCTGCTGACCCGCGACCCCTGGAGCCTGCTGGGGCAGGTGCAGCGCGCCGGGGGGGTGTTCATCGGCGAGTACTCCATGGAGGCGCTGGGCGATTACGTGGCCGGGCCGAGTCACGTCATGCCGACCGGCGGCACCGCCCGCTTCATGAGCCCCGTGAACGTGCGGGACTTCCAGAACATCATCTCGGTCGTGGGCCTGAACGAGGGCACGCTGCGCCGCATCGGCCCGGCCGGAGCGACCCTGGCGCGCGCCGAGGGCCTCGAGGCGCACGCCCGCGCCATCGAGAGCCGCCTGCCCCGCGACCCGGCGTGA
- a CDS encoding response regulator, giving the protein MARILIVDDSPADLKFMEAALNGSAHTVTALNDPAQVEAVAEQVKPDLLMVDVVMPGRNGYEVVRGLRRQPGMESLKVVFVSSKGNETDVKWGLRQGADDYIVKPYTPDQLHGVIAKLIG; this is encoded by the coding sequence ATGGCACGAATCCTGATCGTTGATGACTCCCCCGCCGACCTGAAATTCATGGAAGCCGCCCTGAACGGCAGCGCCCACACCGTCACCGCCCTGAACGACCCCGCGCAGGTGGAAGCCGTGGCCGAGCAGGTCAAACCCGACCTGCTGATGGTGGACGTCGTGATGCCCGGCCGCAACGGCTACGAGGTCGTGCGCGGCCTGCGTCGCCAGCCCGGCATGGAGTCCCTGAAGGTCGTGTTCGTGTCCAGCAAGGGCAACGAAACCGACGTGAAATGGGGCCTGCGTCAGGGAGCCGACGATTACATCGTCAAGCCCTACACCCCGGACCAGCTGCACGGCGTGATCGCCAAACTGATCGGCTGA